A genomic segment from Legionella quinlivanii encodes:
- a CDS encoding acyl-CoA thioesterase — translation MTQKNKVHQRIFSIVWGDMDALGHVNNARYFDYFQEARIEWLATLNIDLKKNTGPVVIHTACTYLKPVIYPATLVLDSSIHSIGRSSFVIDHDLFQNEELMAQGISKVVWVDYKLNKSIPIPDEIRNCFI, via the coding sequence ATGACACAAAAAAATAAAGTACATCAGCGCATTTTTTCCATTGTCTGGGGCGATATGGATGCCCTGGGGCATGTCAATAACGCACGCTATTTTGACTATTTTCAAGAAGCGCGGATTGAATGGCTGGCAACGCTGAACATTGATCTCAAAAAAAATACAGGACCTGTGGTTATTCATACTGCTTGTACCTATTTAAAGCCGGTTATTTATCCCGCTACTCTGGTGCTCGATAGCAGCATTCACAGTATTGGCCGCTCAAGCTTTGTCATTGACCATGACTTGTTTCAAAATGAGGAATTAATGGCCCAGGGCATCAGCAAAGTGGTCTGGGTGGACTATAAACTGAATAAATCCATTCCTATTCCTGATGAGATTCGGAACTGTTTCATTTAA
- a CDS encoding chaperone modulator CbpM — translation MSDKKTGTMECEQLFSLSLQEISHSFGVTRETIIEIVQEGIVSVSRNESNEWRFDDEALRRIRTVIRLNQDLGVNLAGAGLVLDLLAEIEQLRALLYSQKL, via the coding sequence ATGAGCGATAAGAAAACTGGCACAATGGAGTGCGAACAGCTATTTTCACTCTCTTTACAGGAAATCAGCCATTCCTTTGGCGTTACTCGTGAAACAATTATCGAAATTGTTCAGGAAGGAATTGTCTCGGTTAGCAGGAACGAAAGCAATGAGTGGCGATTTGATGATGAAGCCTTAAGACGCATTCGCACGGTTATACGGCTCAACCAGGATTTGGGAGTTAATCTGGCGGGTGCAGGACTGGTTCTGGATCTGCTCGCTGAAATTGAGCAGTTGCGTGCGTTACTTTATTCACAGAAGTTATAG
- the priA gene encoding replication restart helicase PriA: MTEVLNVCIPHTMRDSFDYLANGIQAASGCRVYVSFRNKIRLGIVTGKSDSSLPADKLKAISELLDEEPIISDEILKLCRWISQYYQSPLSEVLPLALPKKLRDGKNLKPLTIEPLLPLEENQVKNPLLLNEQQALAVKEIQAHLHHYHCFLLYGVTGSGKTEVYLQTISKVLAQGRQVLILVPEIGLTPQLLRRFQERFDYPMAVIHSGLNETERSKAWQLAAAHQVGLVIGTRAAVFTPMPRLGLIIIDEEHDSSLKQMEGVRYSARDTALMRAHTANIPVILGSATPSLETLHNTRLGKYTNLPLNHKALNQSALQFQVIDLRNTLLNQGLAPATLQAIKEQLQQNNQVLIFINRRGFSPVLFCQLCGWIADCPGCDSHLTFHRQINRLICHHCGFNQSAPSGCRKCNSPGLLPLGTGTQRLEEFLQDEFADYQIMRVDRDEVSRKNELSKRLELITKGEAQLIVGTQMMAKGHHFPKLTLVVIADADAGFFHPDFRAIEQLGQLLTQVSGRAGRASLAGKVIIQTHVPQNPYLNLLIREGYNAFADALLTARQQAALPPFHYMALIRAQARQPDKVMAALQEMKNRLSTSRITVLGPAPAPMARKGHQHRMQLLLKSPTRKPLQNALTQLREWLTIDKTHSSVRWNVDIDPLDLS; encoded by the coding sequence ATGACTGAGGTTCTTAATGTGTGCATACCCCATACCATGCGGGATAGTTTTGACTACCTGGCCAATGGAATACAGGCAGCTTCCGGCTGCAGAGTCTATGTGTCATTTCGCAATAAAATCCGGCTGGGTATCGTAACCGGCAAGTCAGACTCAAGCCTGCCGGCAGACAAATTGAAAGCTATTAGTGAGTTGCTGGATGAAGAACCGATCATCAGTGACGAGATACTGAAACTTTGTCGTTGGATCAGTCAGTATTACCAATCCCCACTTTCCGAGGTGTTGCCGCTGGCCTTGCCTAAAAAGCTGCGTGATGGAAAAAACTTAAAACCCTTAACTATCGAGCCATTACTGCCCCTGGAGGAAAATCAGGTTAAAAACCCTCTTTTGCTCAATGAACAACAGGCACTGGCCGTTAAGGAAATTCAGGCACATCTTCACCATTACCATTGTTTTCTGCTTTATGGGGTAACCGGCAGCGGCAAAACCGAAGTGTATTTGCAAACCATCAGCAAAGTGCTTGCCCAGGGACGGCAGGTTCTCATTCTGGTACCTGAAATTGGCTTAACACCGCAATTGCTGCGACGATTCCAGGAACGTTTTGACTACCCAATGGCGGTTATTCACTCGGGGCTTAATGAAACCGAACGAAGCAAGGCATGGCAATTAGCCGCAGCGCATCAGGTGGGGCTTGTCATTGGAACCAGAGCCGCTGTCTTTACACCTATGCCCCGGCTAGGCCTAATCATCATCGACGAGGAACACGATAGTTCATTAAAACAAATGGAAGGCGTGCGTTACTCGGCCCGCGATACCGCTTTAATGCGTGCTCATACCGCCAATATTCCGGTTATTCTGGGTTCTGCCACCCCCAGTCTCGAAACACTTCACAATACCAGACTGGGAAAATATACAAATCTGCCTTTAAATCACAAAGCACTGAATCAATCCGCTTTACAATTTCAGGTCATTGATCTGCGAAATACCCTCCTTAATCAGGGATTGGCACCGGCGACCCTGCAGGCAATTAAAGAACAGCTTCAGCAAAACAATCAGGTCCTCATCTTTATTAACCGCCGCGGTTTTTCTCCTGTATTATTCTGCCAGCTCTGTGGATGGATAGCGGATTGCCCTGGCTGCGACAGCCATTTGACCTTTCATCGGCAAATTAATCGGCTAATTTGTCATCATTGCGGCTTTAATCAGTCAGCGCCTTCGGGCTGCAGGAAATGCAACAGTCCGGGACTTCTGCCTTTGGGTACAGGTACCCAGCGCCTGGAAGAGTTTTTGCAGGACGAATTTGCCGATTATCAGATTATGCGGGTAGATCGTGATGAAGTGAGTCGAAAAAACGAGCTTAGCAAGCGGCTTGAGCTAATCACCAAAGGGGAAGCACAACTCATTGTCGGCACCCAGATGATGGCCAAGGGACATCACTTTCCCAAACTTACTTTGGTGGTTATTGCCGATGCGGACGCCGGCTTTTTTCACCCCGATTTCCGAGCTATTGAACAGTTAGGTCAATTATTGACTCAGGTTTCGGGACGCGCCGGCAGAGCCTCCCTGGCTGGAAAAGTGATTATTCAAACGCATGTTCCGCAAAATCCCTATCTTAATTTGTTGATTAGAGAAGGTTATAACGCTTTTGCCGATGCCTTGTTAACAGCGCGTCAGCAGGCCGCCTTGCCTCCCTTCCACTATATGGCTTTAATCCGGGCACAGGCACGACAACCCGATAAAGTGATGGCGGCCCTGCAGGAAATGAAAAACCGTTTGTCTACTTCCCGGATTACTGTCCTTGGCCCGGCACCGGCTCCGATGGCGCGAAAAGGCCATCAGCATCGCATGCAGTTATTGCTTAAGTCGCCCACGAGAAAGCCGCTGCAAAATGCGTTGACCCAACTTCGTGAATGGTTAACAATAGATAAAACCCATTCCAGCGTTCGCTGGAATGTTGATATTGATCCTCTGGATTTATCATGA
- a CDS encoding DHA2 family efflux MFS transporter permease subunit, translated as MKKNIILLIVSFALFMEAVDTTVLNTAIPVIAKSLNVNPINLKIALISYLVSLAIFIPVSGWIADRFGAKKVFILAAMLFTASSVWCGFTDNLPELIIARIAQGVGGSLTLPVGRLIIMRTCERHELVSKMSVVVMVAAIGMMLGPVLGGVISNHFSWRWIFWVNAPVGILTAFLAIFLLPSMPSRPMPPLDKWGFILFGSGLAMLTIGLSVLSESDARHLVVVLSLPLAFCLLFLYAWHSYNRAHPIVKIELFRIRTFRVSILGNLFARLGFGGFPFLLPLLLQIGLGYNSQTSGLLLAPTALGVLIVKPLSVHILRWLGYKKLLIVNTILVGIALGMFAFINAQTSFVAIGLLSFFYGLLISLQYTGMNSLAYANVDAEEMSAATSIVSTTQQLAQSFGVAAAALLIRISASLGHDPALSIRSFHLTFIAMSLLTFASIVIFIQLKKEDGHELIDIPVRTATV; from the coding sequence ATGAAAAAGAATATTATTTTACTGATCGTCTCCTTCGCCTTATTCATGGAGGCCGTGGATACTACGGTACTGAATACAGCTATTCCAGTGATTGCAAAAAGTCTGAACGTCAATCCAATTAATTTAAAAATTGCTCTAATCAGTTATTTGGTCAGTCTGGCCATTTTTATTCCTGTCAGTGGTTGGATAGCCGATCGCTTTGGCGCAAAAAAAGTATTTATTTTAGCGGCTATGCTTTTCACTGCCAGCTCGGTCTGGTGCGGATTTACCGACAACCTGCCCGAGCTTATTATCGCAAGAATTGCCCAGGGAGTCGGCGGCTCGCTTACATTGCCGGTAGGCCGGCTCATTATCATGCGTACCTGTGAGCGTCATGAACTAGTGAGCAAGATGAGTGTAGTGGTTATGGTCGCTGCGATTGGAATGATGCTGGGGCCGGTGCTCGGAGGAGTAATTAGTAATCATTTTTCATGGCGCTGGATTTTTTGGGTCAATGCACCGGTTGGCATTCTGACAGCCTTTCTGGCAATTTTTCTGCTGCCCTCTATGCCTTCGCGACCGATGCCCCCTCTGGATAAATGGGGATTTATTCTTTTCGGCAGTGGTCTGGCCATGTTAACCATTGGTTTGTCAGTTCTTAGCGAATCGGATGCACGGCATCTTGTGGTGGTTTTAAGTCTGCCGCTTGCCTTCTGCTTATTATTTTTATACGCCTGGCATTCTTATAACAGGGCTCATCCCATAGTTAAAATCGAACTATTTCGCATACGAACCTTTCGGGTATCAATACTGGGGAATCTGTTTGCCAGGCTTGGATTCGGAGGCTTTCCTTTTTTATTGCCGCTGTTACTCCAAATCGGCCTTGGGTATAACTCGCAGACTTCCGGATTATTACTGGCCCCTACGGCTTTGGGAGTGCTGATCGTAAAACCCTTGTCGGTGCATATCCTGCGCTGGCTCGGTTATAAAAAACTGTTAATTGTAAATACAATACTGGTAGGTATCGCGCTTGGCATGTTTGCATTCATTAACGCACAGACCTCCTTCGTCGCGATAGGACTGCTCAGCTTTTTTTACGGATTATTAATATCCTTGCAATATACCGGAATGAATTCTCTGGCTTATGCGAATGTCGATGCAGAAGAAATGAGTGCGGCGACCAGTATTGTCAGTACCACTCAGCAGCTCGCACAAAGTTTCGGGGTCGCCGCCGCGGCATTGCTTATCAGAATTTCAGCGAGTCTGGGCCATGATCCGGCGTTGAGCATTCGAAGTTTTCATTTGACCTTTATTGCCATGTCCCTACTGACTTTTGCCTCAATCGTTATTTTTATTCAGCTTAAAAAAGAAGATGGTCATGAGTTAATCGATATTCCGGTGAGAACTGCAACGGTGTGA
- a CDS encoding DnaJ C-terminal domain-containing protein, protein MDFKDYYQIMGLDRTASQDEIKQTYRKLARKYHPDVSKEPGAEEKFKELGEAYEVLKDPEKRAKYDKYGQYWKQQSEAQQQYGQDYEPQYQYAGHSDFDPADFEDFLGSIFGRQARREQSGFYDQGQDVHAQLTISLEDSYQGSEKILQLQMPSINKQGELEYQQRSIRVKIPKGIGNQQQIRLKGQGGERVAGKRGDLYIEIHIAPHSLFHVDKKNIHLKVPITPWEAVLGANIEIPTLGGTVNMKIPPYSQTGKKMRLKGRGLPGNPPGDQYITLEIRIPETENNEMNKLFEQMAKSVHFNPREKMGAAHER, encoded by the coding sequence ATGGACTTTAAAGATTATTATCAAATCATGGGCCTGGATAGAACGGCCAGCCAGGACGAAATCAAACAAACCTATCGCAAACTGGCAAGAAAATACCATCCAGATGTGAGCAAGGAACCTGGCGCCGAAGAGAAATTCAAGGAACTGGGGGAAGCTTATGAGGTTTTAAAAGATCCGGAAAAAAGAGCGAAATACGATAAATACGGCCAGTATTGGAAACAACAGAGTGAAGCCCAGCAACAATATGGTCAGGACTATGAGCCTCAGTATCAGTATGCGGGTCATAGTGATTTCGATCCTGCCGATTTTGAGGATTTTCTTGGCTCTATATTTGGACGGCAAGCCAGGCGGGAGCAGTCAGGCTTTTACGATCAAGGTCAGGATGTCCATGCCCAGCTGACCATCAGCCTTGAGGACAGTTACCAGGGCAGTGAAAAAATACTTCAGCTTCAGATGCCTTCGATCAATAAGCAGGGGGAACTGGAATACCAGCAACGCTCCATCCGGGTAAAAATTCCCAAAGGAATTGGCAATCAACAGCAAATTCGGCTGAAAGGCCAGGGCGGGGAACGGGTCGCAGGCAAACGCGGCGATCTATATATAGAAATTCATATTGCTCCCCATTCTCTATTCCATGTGGATAAGAAAAATATCCATTTGAAGGTTCCCATTACGCCTTGGGAAGCGGTTCTCGGTGCTAATATTGAGATACCGACACTGGGCGGAACAGTAAACATGAAAATTCCGCCTTACTCTCAGACGGGTAAAAAAATGCGTCTTAAAGGACGCGGCCTGCCAGGTAATCCGCCGGGCGACCAATACATAACTCTGGAAATCAGGATCCCGGAAACTGAAAACAACGAAATGAACAAGCTATTTGAGCAAATGGCTAAAAGCGTTCATTTTAATCCGCGTGAAAAGATGGGAGCAGCTCATGAGCGATAA
- a CDS encoding UvrD-helicase domain-containing protein, with the protein MPKKKAEANAPWKRVIIQRSVLAGYSKGPKPVKKLAKALKGQQTQSAYYEKLKDRDGLASARLNEADRALLVEFEVNGEKSLVIADIAENHEYKKSPLFSDKAGVEKYRQKYGPSIIRQIEELMAEEALEAARPAAGPVQKTRPLVTLDYYNQRVIRLSSQQEEILKVRPPVVIRGAAGSGKSCLAVSRILELIASLPPDSAGKILYVTQSPELVKAMQAIWDSLSLPETLKNRVEFKAYETVAREQQSADFEGKRLAVKEDFEQWLKDYVGKCRDRLKPAAAAAGKKGKGKKKKAQVPDDANAQLDRFLKEGHELYQEFRLLSGYFLPEGYLGLGTQNSLYAHQDDRQWILAAYENYQNYLKDQRLVALDFLKFKPRDPYDLVLGDEAQDLSGLELENLLLLAKEGQLCLCMDTHQSLFDELSKGPLIENMMQRYGLALASVELPHSYRCPENVVHFANEVIKVKNQVVGGRADKHELSEIKMSPEQAKTPGIVHWLKQSPEELKALRDMAKQSNFAIITLPEYKKEAQEKYPGAVLVFTAEEIKGLEYENVILYRMLDNDLCREASREWTDGKVPTNRVKRGCGDSRFGPPLNKFFTSSTRATKRLFIDQGDDYPLAPLCNAFKKGIKTPETAFLSDPNLEQTEAERLAQWEEEICRLYQNGKKDMAKNAFDRSLKNQRSYADYDDFLLTKGLIKKEEPPVEKQEEVEAVETQAECPVVAAEPSKPAEAVQEEQAPLSVADKKQSSNRRSNRRNRGNQAATLKTEPKETTASLSRNSQSLSQRIDSLPTRNTLGRSPKFFDSGPGEKFGLPGSLEEIKMQLMSVANEQAAYQDELMNALQKRSSLEEKGAALKAQWASLQQEKQELIAGKPRLSKIEEKIQTDLNNLFNSFTESTLDNTFKKKHPQETIFRWLLLTENGGNDCFISRLKGDNDKWMALKRYFINNPLELEHYFSLKELAKRDPRSGNTYFEILCLKQHGLDFLKEIWDSMSVPEMLDSATLFAFKEILFAAAPGNTWDDLIGKNNVLMYLLNHPTGRPLLKILFSSPLFPTLCCKDKEENTLLHWAVSNQRVNIIIPIMAARASALKEGFVKEEQDVFGMKNKEGLTPLELAKKLNLHLSLNALDCSRYENPAPKKENAPVYDEQYLRTKIQEISTTRGPILIPAVKQLSGEINDLEFAKTKYTRKLLLNKNLTKKGERDKNKLNLRIRVIEGLIKEKQKQQNEEIRDARLMAVSNLTRRRLSVKEIYENLDMLTINIPPDLLYTFLMAAANPNDLPLLMHLFKNNSDGISSWKCFQNYLEENPVLVNFNFSLDELFRQYHDLGKTRFELLARRREGLDFLYLIFTILSIPEKVTIETHRNIMANLFADIAIKQWGSLEESQSLLMYLLNRVQGRFVLSKLPADLLFNLISQQDSQWNSLLHWAAANQRADLISMVLELKQRMQGKASIQQFIDLKNEAGETALDIAKAHNFAQGITLLTGQTALKPGLASYSSLYHSPVTIAAGSSSSSAALTETGSVTLS; encoded by the coding sequence ATGCCGAAGAAGAAAGCCGAGGCGAACGCGCCGTGGAAACGGGTCATTATCCAACGTTCAGTATTAGCCGGATATTCCAAGGGTCCGAAGCCGGTAAAGAAGCTAGCCAAGGCTTTAAAGGGGCAGCAAACGCAATCGGCATACTATGAGAAATTAAAAGATCGCGACGGCCTGGCGAGCGCACGCTTAAACGAAGCGGATCGCGCCTTGTTGGTTGAGTTCGAGGTGAATGGCGAAAAGAGCCTGGTTATAGCGGATATCGCGGAAAATCATGAATACAAGAAATCGCCGCTGTTCTCGGACAAGGCAGGTGTCGAAAAGTATCGTCAGAAGTATGGTCCATCGATAATCAGGCAGATTGAGGAGTTAATGGCAGAGGAAGCGCTGGAAGCGGCGCGCCCTGCGGCGGGTCCTGTGCAAAAAACGCGGCCGCTGGTGACTCTGGACTATTATAATCAGCGCGTAATTCGCTTAAGCAGTCAGCAGGAAGAGATTTTAAAAGTAAGACCGCCGGTGGTCATTCGAGGCGCTGCGGGCTCAGGGAAGTCCTGTCTGGCGGTGTCGCGCATTCTTGAGCTGATTGCGAGTCTTCCTCCTGATTCGGCGGGAAAAATCCTGTATGTAACACAGTCGCCGGAATTAGTGAAGGCGATGCAGGCGATATGGGATAGCTTATCGCTGCCTGAAACGCTTAAAAACCGGGTTGAATTTAAGGCCTATGAGACGGTAGCGCGAGAGCAGCAATCCGCTGATTTTGAAGGGAAAAGGCTTGCGGTTAAGGAGGATTTTGAGCAGTGGCTGAAAGATTATGTTGGGAAATGCCGAGATAGATTAAAGCCTGCGGCAGCAGCCGCCGGGAAAAAGGGGAAAGGCAAGAAAAAGAAGGCCCAAGTCCCAGATGATGCGAATGCGCAGCTGGACCGATTTTTAAAAGAAGGGCATGAGCTGTATCAGGAGTTTCGTCTTTTATCGGGTTATTTTCTCCCTGAGGGTTATCTTGGTCTTGGAACACAGAACAGTTTATATGCGCATCAGGACGACCGGCAGTGGATATTGGCCGCGTATGAGAATTATCAGAACTATCTTAAAGACCAGCGTCTGGTCGCACTCGATTTCTTAAAGTTTAAGCCGCGGGACCCGTATGATTTGGTATTGGGCGATGAAGCCCAGGATTTATCGGGTCTTGAGCTGGAGAATCTGCTGCTGTTAGCCAAAGAAGGGCAGTTATGCCTGTGCATGGATACCCACCAAAGCCTTTTTGACGAGCTGTCGAAAGGGCCGCTTATTGAAAACATGATGCAGCGCTATGGATTAGCGCTTGCGTCGGTTGAGCTGCCGCATTCTTACCGCTGTCCAGAGAATGTGGTGCATTTTGCCAATGAGGTGATTAAGGTAAAGAATCAGGTGGTGGGCGGCCGCGCTGACAAACATGAGCTGTCCGAAATCAAGATGTCGCCTGAGCAGGCGAAGACACCGGGTATTGTGCACTGGTTAAAGCAGAGTCCGGAAGAATTAAAGGCCTTAAGGGACATGGCAAAGCAAAGTAATTTTGCCATCATTACCCTGCCGGAATATAAAAAGGAGGCTCAGGAAAAATACCCGGGGGCGGTTCTGGTCTTCACGGCTGAGGAAATCAAGGGCCTGGAGTATGAGAATGTCATCCTGTACCGCATGCTGGATAACGACTTATGCCGTGAAGCGAGCCGTGAATGGACGGATGGCAAAGTACCGACCAATCGTGTCAAGCGCGGCTGCGGCGACAGCCGTTTTGGTCCGCCCTTAAATAAATTTTTTACCAGCAGTACGCGAGCCACCAAACGCCTGTTTATCGACCAGGGTGATGATTATCCGTTAGCCCCGCTGTGTAACGCCTTTAAAAAAGGGATCAAGACCCCCGAAACCGCCTTTTTAAGCGATCCGAATTTAGAGCAAACGGAAGCAGAGCGCCTGGCGCAATGGGAAGAAGAGATTTGCCGGCTGTATCAGAATGGCAAAAAAGACATGGCGAAAAATGCCTTTGATCGAAGTCTTAAAAACCAGCGCTCCTATGCGGATTATGATGATTTCCTGCTGACTAAAGGCCTGATTAAAAAAGAAGAGCCGCCTGTTGAAAAGCAGGAAGAGGTTGAGGCAGTCGAAACACAAGCTGAATGCCCGGTCGTTGCAGCAGAACCTTCGAAGCCGGCGGAGGCTGTGCAGGAAGAGCAGGCGCCTTTAAGTGTCGCTGACAAAAAGCAAAGCTCTAATCGCCGCTCGAATAGAAGGAATAGAGGCAATCAAGCCGCTACTCTTAAAACCGAGCCGAAAGAAACCACCGCTAGCTTATCGCGCAATTCTCAAAGTCTGTCGCAAAGAATTGATTCTCTACCCACGAGAAATACGCTGGGTCGTTCGCCTAAATTTTTCGACTCCGGACCAGGAGAAAAATTTGGCTTGCCGGGCTCTCTCGAAGAAATCAAAATGCAATTAATGAGCGTGGCAAATGAGCAGGCTGCCTATCAGGACGAATTGATGAACGCTTTGCAGAAGCGCAGCTCATTGGAGGAAAAAGGCGCTGCTTTAAAAGCGCAATGGGCGTCGCTGCAACAGGAAAAGCAGGAGCTAATAGCAGGAAAACCGCGGCTGTCCAAAATAGAAGAGAAGATTCAAACCGATTTAAATAATTTGTTTAATTCTTTCACCGAAAGCACTTTGGATAATACGTTTAAAAAGAAGCACCCGCAGGAAACTATTTTTAGATGGCTGCTTTTAACTGAAAATGGGGGTAATGATTGTTTTATTTCCAGATTAAAAGGAGATAATGATAAATGGATGGCGTTGAAGCGTTATTTTATAAATAATCCTCTGGAGCTGGAGCATTATTTTTCTTTAAAGGAACTGGCTAAAAGAGATCCCCGTTCAGGTAATACTTATTTTGAAATTTTATGCCTTAAACAACATGGCCTTGATTTCCTTAAAGAAATATGGGATTCAATGTCAGTCCCTGAGATGCTGGATTCAGCAACGCTGTTCGCATTTAAAGAGATTTTGTTTGCTGCTGCTCCGGGCAATACATGGGATGATTTGATTGGAAAAAATAATGTATTGATGTATTTGTTAAATCATCCAACAGGACGTCCCTTGCTCAAAATCCTGTTCAGCAGCCCGCTGTTTCCCACTTTATGCTGCAAGGACAAAGAAGAAAATACCCTATTGCATTGGGCGGTAAGCAATCAGCGCGTGAACATTATTATACCGATTATGGCCGCCAGAGCGAGCGCTCTAAAGGAGGGATTTGTCAAAGAAGAACAGGATGTATTTGGGATGAAAAATAAAGAAGGTTTAACCCCGCTTGAGCTGGCTAAAAAATTAAATCTGCATCTTTCATTAAACGCATTGGATTGCTCACGTTACGAAAACCCTGCGCCCAAAAAAGAGAATGCTCCAGTATACGATGAACAGTATTTACGAACCAAAATACAAGAGATCTCCACAACAAGAGGTCCGATTCTTATCCCTGCAGTTAAACAATTATCAGGCGAGATTAACGATCTTGAGTTTGCAAAAACAAAGTATACGCGAAAATTATTGTTAAATAAAAATTTAACCAAAAAAGGGGAGCGTGATAAAAACAAATTAAACCTGCGAATCCGGGTCATAGAAGGATTAATAAAAGAAAAGCAAAAACAACAAAACGAAGAAATAAGAGATGCGAGATTAATGGCAGTGTCTAATTTAACCAGACGCAGACTAAGTGTTAAGGAAATCTATGAAAATCTGGACATGCTGACCATTAACATCCCTCCTGATTTGCTATATACATTTTTAATGGCCGCCGCAAATCCCAATGATCTCCCTCTGCTCATGCATCTGTTTAAAAATAATTCCGATGGCATAAGTTCCTGGAAGTGCTTTCAAAATTATCTGGAAGAGAATCCTGTTCTGGTTAATTTCAATTTTTCTCTGGATGAGTTATTCAGGCAGTATCACGATCTGGGTAAAACCCGTTTTGAATTACTTGCGCGTAGAAGGGAAGGATTGGACTTTTTGTACCTGATTTTTACTATTCTCTCTATTCCGGAAAAAGTGACTATAGAGACACACAGGAATATTATGGCCAACCTGTTTGCCGATATTGCTATCAAGCAATGGGGTAGTCTGGAAGAGTCTCAGTCTTTACTGATGTATTTACTTAACCGTGTGCAGGGGCGCTTTGTACTATCAAAATTACCTGCGGATCTGCTCTTCAATCTAATTAGCCAGCAGGACTCCCAGTGGAACAGCTTACTGCATTGGGCAGCCGCTAATCAGCGTGCTGATTTGATTTCGATGGTTCTGGAGCTTAAGCAAAGAATGCAGGGAAAAGCCTCGATACAGCAATTTATAGATTTGAAAAACGAAGCAGGTGAGACAGCGCTTGATATCGCCAAAGCGCATAATTTTGCGCAAGGCATTACGCTATTGACTGGGCAAACGGCATTAAAACCAGGCCTTGCGTCTTATTCCTCGCTGTATCATTCTCCAGTGACCATTGCAGCAGGTTCTAGCTCATCCTCCGCTGCTTTAACCGAGACTGGTTCGGTTACCTTGAGTTAA